A region of Panicum virgatum strain AP13 chromosome 8N, P.virgatum_v5, whole genome shotgun sequence DNA encodes the following proteins:
- the LOC120686157 gene encoding uncharacterized protein LOC120686157: MALHDGALSISGAALTALLHRCAAATGDCDGLLFGRVSHRPAAPAALSDYDDLAAAPPAPALSISVSGHCSLSHPSSLSDPLGQFQPPSSDPSSAVGFFSSRRRTALRPSMREVALAHSLSKTLQGRTTAHPLLFILVSPSASPNFSTHSYDYRAFLLLASRLVPASLTVVNAGPGFRDQYHAFSPESPMPCLPSSPAATGHAHTIGEHKAVDEMVDGFGIGRLQGILGSAAGQAAEMYDMYAGMLRKMEKLAREVEKSNIRVLEQENRNLLLRYRCAGME, encoded by the exons ATGGCCCTCCACGACGGCGCGCTCTCCATCTCCGGCGCCGCCCTCACCGCGCTCCTccaccgctgcgccgccgccaccggcgactGCGACGGCCTCCTCTTCGGCCGCGTCTCCCACCGCCCCGCGGCGCCCGCCGCCCTCTCCGACTacgacgacctcgccgccgccccgcccgccccCGCGCTCTCCATCTCCGTCTCCGGCCACTGCTCCCTCTcacacccctcctccctctccgatCCCCTCGGCCAATTCCAGCCCCCCTCCTCGGATCCCTCCTCCGCCGTCGGCTTCttctcctcccgccgccgcaccgcgctcCGCCCCTCCATGCGCGAGGTCGCCCTCGCCCACTCCCTCTCCAAGACCCTACAAGGCCGCACCACCGCCCACCCCCTCCTCTTCATCCTCGTCtccccctccgcctcccccaACTTCTCCACCCACTCCTACGACTACcgcgccttcctcctcctcgcctcccgCCTCGTCCCGGCCTCGCTCACCGTCGTCAACGCCGGCCCCGGCTTCAGGGATCAGTACCATGCCTTCTCCCCGGAGTCTCCCATGCCCTGCCTGCCATCCTCGCCTGCGGCCACAGGTCACGCTCACACCATTGGAGAACACAAGGCGGTCGATGAAATGGTCGACGGGTTTGGGATCGGGAGGCTGCAAGGGATCCTGGGCTCTGCGGCAGGGCAGGCGGCGGAGATGTATGACATGTATGCAGGGATGCTCAGGAAGATGGAGAAGCTTGCCAGGGAGGTGGAGAAGAGCAATATCCGTGTTCTCGAGCAG GAAAATCGGAACCTGCTGCTGAGGTACAGATGTGCAGGAATGGAATAG